One window from the genome of Pandoraea fibrosis encodes:
- a CDS encoding low molecular weight protein-tyrosine-phosphatase: MKNTSVLFVCMGNICRSPSADGIFRHRLAEAGLTDVIAVDSAGTHSYHIGHAPDARTQAAAQRRGYDLSELRARRVEASDFERFAWIVAMDDANVAELTARCPAEYRHKIVRLMDFATRHDATEVPDPYYGGAQGFETVLDYIEDGLDGLLARLKKGD, encoded by the coding sequence ATGAAAAACACCTCCGTCCTCTTCGTTTGCATGGGCAACATTTGCCGCTCGCCCAGTGCCGACGGTATTTTTCGTCATCGACTGGCCGAGGCTGGCCTGACCGACGTGATCGCCGTGGATTCGGCCGGCACGCACAGCTACCACATCGGCCACGCGCCCGACGCCCGGACGCAAGCGGCAGCGCAGCGGCGCGGCTACGATTTGAGCGAACTGCGGGCGCGTCGCGTCGAGGCCAGTGACTTCGAGCGCTTCGCATGGATTGTGGCGATGGACGACGCTAATGTTGCAGAACTTACGGCGCGTTGTCCGGCTGAGTATCGTCACAAGATCGTGCGGTTGATGGACTTTGCGACGCGTCACGACGCGACCGAAGTGCCCGATCCGTATTACGGCGGCGCGCAAGGCTTCGAGACCGTGCTCGACTATATTGAAGACGGCCTCGACGGCCTGCTCGCACGACTGAAAAAGGGCGACTGA
- the iscR gene encoding Fe-S cluster assembly transcriptional regulator IscR: MRLTTKGRFAVTAMIDLAMRQDAGPVTLAGISQRQRISLSYLEQLFGKLRRHEIVESVRGPGGGYSLARRAEEVTVADIIIAVDEPLDATQCGSKGNCEKGQDGHRGHCMTHELWATLNQKMVEYLDSVSLRDLVEQQRSKQAQQAVLRDTRESGTNNQTIAARIPNSVFDMARS; the protein is encoded by the coding sequence ATGAGACTTACCACGAAAGGCCGTTTCGCCGTTACGGCGATGATCGACCTGGCCATGCGCCAGGACGCGGGTCCCGTGACGCTTGCGGGCATTAGTCAGCGTCAGCGGATTTCCCTGTCTTATCTGGAACAACTGTTCGGCAAGCTGCGCCGCCACGAAATCGTGGAAAGCGTACGCGGGCCGGGCGGCGGTTACAGCCTTGCGCGTCGCGCGGAAGAGGTGACAGTCGCTGACATCATCATTGCGGTCGACGAACCGCTCGATGCCACCCAGTGCGGCAGCAAAGGCAACTGCGAGAAGGGCCAGGACGGCCATCGCGGCCACTGCATGACGCACGAGCTGTGGGCGACGCTCAACCAGAAGATGGTCGAGTATCTCGATTCGGTTTCGCTGCGCGACCTCGTCGAGCAGCAGCGTAGCAAGCAGGCCCAGCAGGCCGTCCTGCGCGACACCCGCGAGTCCGGCACCAACAACCAGACCATCGCTGCGCGCATTCCCAATTCGGTCTTCGATATGGCCCGTTCATAA
- the iscU gene encoding Fe-S cluster assembly scaffold IscU has product MSYSKEVLDHYENPRNVGSFEKGDDAVGTGMVGAPACGDVMKLQIRVNEAGVIEDAKFKTYGCGSAIASSSLVTEWVKGKTLDQALDIKNTQIAQELALPPVKIHCSILAEDAIKAAVADYKQKHGQSAEPAKAA; this is encoded by the coding sequence ATGTCGTACAGCAAAGAAGTTCTGGATCACTACGAAAACCCGCGTAACGTTGGCTCGTTCGAAAAGGGCGACGACGCTGTCGGTACCGGCATGGTCGGCGCCCCGGCTTGCGGTGACGTGATGAAGCTGCAGATTCGTGTGAACGAAGCCGGCGTGATCGAAGACGCCAAGTTCAAGACCTACGGCTGCGGTTCGGCGATTGCTTCGTCGTCGCTCGTGACCGAGTGGGTCAAGGGCAAGACGCTGGATCAGGCGCTCGACATCAAGAACACGCAGATCGCGCAGGAACTGGCACTGCCGCCGGTGAAGATTCACTGCTCGATTCTGGCCGAAGACGCCATCAAGGCGGCCGTGGCCGACTACAAGCAGAAGCACGGCCAGTCGGCCGAGCCGGCAAAGGCCGCCTGA
- a CDS encoding IscS subfamily cysteine desulfurase has product MKNDTLNLPIYMDYSATTPIDPRVVDKMLPYLREQFGNPASRSHSFGWAAEQAVEEAREEVAKLVGADPREIVWTSGATESNNLALKGAAHFYQGKGKHLITVKTEHKAVLDTMRELEREGFEVTYLDVKDDGLLDLEVFKAALRPDTILVSVMAVNNEIGVIQDIATIGEICREKGIIFHVDAAQATGKMPIDLNTLKVDLMSFSAHKTYGPKGIGALYVRRKPRVRIEAQIHGGGHERGMRSGTLATHQIVGMGEAFRLAREEMAAENDRVRMLRDRLLRGLTEMEEVYVNGDMEQRVPHNLNISFNFVEGESLIMAIKDVAVSSGSACTSASLEPSYVLRALGRNDELAHSSIRFTVGRFTTEQEVDYVVELLKGKIGKLRDLSPLWEMYKDGVDLNSIQWAAH; this is encoded by the coding sequence ATGAAAAACGATACCCTCAACCTCCCCATCTACATGGACTACAGCGCCACGACGCCGATTGACCCGCGCGTCGTGGACAAGATGTTGCCCTACCTGCGCGAGCAGTTCGGTAACCCGGCATCGCGCAGCCACTCGTTCGGCTGGGCTGCCGAGCAAGCGGTAGAAGAGGCTCGCGAGGAAGTGGCCAAGCTGGTGGGCGCCGATCCGCGCGAGATCGTGTGGACGTCGGGCGCCACCGAGTCGAACAACCTCGCGCTCAAGGGCGCCGCGCACTTTTACCAGGGTAAGGGCAAGCACCTCATCACGGTGAAGACCGAGCACAAGGCCGTGCTCGACACGATGCGCGAGCTTGAGCGTGAAGGCTTCGAAGTCACGTATCTGGATGTGAAGGACGACGGTCTGCTCGATCTGGAAGTGTTCAAGGCAGCATTGCGCCCGGACACGATCCTGGTCTCGGTCATGGCGGTGAACAACGAAATCGGCGTGATTCAGGACATCGCGACGATTGGCGAGATCTGCCGCGAGAAGGGCATCATTTTCCACGTCGACGCCGCACAGGCGACCGGGAAGATGCCGATCGATCTGAATACGCTCAAGGTCGACCTGATGTCGTTCTCGGCCCACAAGACGTATGGCCCGAAGGGGATCGGCGCGCTGTATGTGCGTCGTAAGCCGCGCGTGCGTATCGAAGCGCAGATTCACGGCGGCGGTCACGAGCGCGGCATGCGTTCGGGCACGCTGGCCACGCATCAGATCGTCGGCATGGGCGAGGCGTTCCGTCTTGCACGTGAGGAAATGGCAGCGGAGAACGACCGTGTGCGCATGCTGCGCGATCGTCTGCTGCGCGGTCTGACGGAGATGGAAGAAGTGTATGTGAACGGCGACATGGAACAACGTGTGCCGCACAACCTGAACATCAGCTTCAATTTTGTCGAAGGCGAATCGCTGATCATGGCGATCAAGGATGTCGCTGTGTCGTCGGGCTCGGCGTGCACGTCGGCCTCGCTGGAGCCTTCGTATGTATTGCGTGCCCTGGGTCGTAACGACGAACTGGCGCACAGCTCGATTCGCTTCACGGTGGGTCGTTTCACGACCGAGCAGGAAGTCGACTACGTCGTCGAACTGCTCAAGGGCAAGATCGGCAAGCTGCGCGATCTGTCGCCGCTGTGGGAAATGTACAAGGACGGGGTCGATCTGAATTCGATCCAGTGGGCCGCACACTGA
- a CDS encoding site-specific recombinase has product MLNSLTSYWRKWRASRHAGHQLDELLAHADPSAPLAVRNQWLIELAHWVQKRGALVNEVREAGEAARYRPHTRLRYLLQMLERNPDWRLPVARTLRSVINESDAISLLCDTGMPVRPGFWGALIERIEKALIPPPPTRRDLSALCSLMFPDGDAADWIAAMPPELLADLIALLHYGEDAEDDADWNPFAEDLLAAMHHLVDQIASTGLSQAVRSRLTYPRVTESPFYRLGRAMQELEEAGQDFAHGAPPSQHFVQRINVFRALLDDCGRAARQVYAHLDENGVSVDIVFQVERAKARIRRLERLLEAWLTQGEDDRATARVRLFADLVRANQASQSVGELARTSFGLLARKVVERSAETGEHYIARNRSEYFAMLKMACGGGLVTVVTVYVKFLITSAHLPTVVEGFLAGANYAICFLFMHFCHFTLATKQPAMTAPAIASKLDDVDTPAGMDAFVGEVIALVRTQAAAIFGNLAMVFPFCLLVQWTVSAALGMNTIPPEKAHATLHSFSILGVTPLFAILTGVLLWFSSLISGWADNWFALHGIGDVLAYNRRLRFVFGRNGAARLADGCRRHIAPVLGNLTLGFMLGLVPAVLTAFALPFEVRHVTLSTGAIATSIGVLGMPALHDPALWLAVAGVGSMALLNVGVSFALAFHMALRSRPLRLGDRRQIHRALWRAVLHNPLVLLFPLRAAQPEARPEK; this is encoded by the coding sequence ATGCTCAATTCGCTCACTTCGTACTGGCGTAAATGGCGCGCCTCGCGTCACGCCGGCCATCAGCTCGACGAACTGCTCGCGCACGCCGATCCGTCGGCCCCGCTGGCCGTGCGTAATCAATGGCTGATCGAGTTGGCGCATTGGGTTCAGAAGCGTGGCGCACTCGTCAACGAGGTGCGCGAGGCGGGCGAGGCGGCACGCTATCGTCCGCACACCCGCTTGCGCTATCTGTTGCAGATGCTCGAGCGTAATCCGGACTGGCGTTTGCCCGTCGCACGCACGTTACGCAGCGTCATCAACGAGAGCGACGCGATTTCCCTGCTGTGCGATACGGGGATGCCGGTTCGTCCGGGGTTCTGGGGCGCGCTGATCGAGCGTATCGAGAAAGCGCTGATTCCGCCGCCGCCGACGCGCCGCGATCTTTCGGCGTTGTGCTCGCTCATGTTCCCCGACGGCGATGCGGCCGACTGGATCGCCGCCATGCCGCCCGAATTGCTGGCCGATCTCATCGCGCTGCTGCACTACGGCGAAGATGCCGAGGACGATGCCGACTGGAACCCGTTCGCCGAAGACTTGCTGGCCGCGATGCATCACCTCGTCGACCAGATTGCGTCGACCGGTCTGTCGCAGGCCGTGCGCTCTCGTCTGACGTATCCGCGCGTGACCGAGTCGCCGTTCTACCGGCTTGGCCGCGCCATGCAGGAACTCGAGGAGGCGGGGCAAGACTTCGCGCACGGTGCGCCGCCATCGCAGCACTTCGTGCAGCGCATCAACGTGTTTCGTGCACTGCTCGACGATTGCGGGCGCGCCGCGCGTCAGGTGTACGCGCATCTCGACGAGAACGGCGTGAGCGTGGACATCGTCTTTCAGGTGGAGCGCGCGAAGGCGCGCATTCGCCGGCTTGAGCGCCTGCTCGAAGCATGGCTGACACAAGGCGAGGACGATCGTGCCACGGCGCGGGTGCGACTCTTCGCCGACCTGGTGCGTGCGAATCAGGCGAGTCAGAGCGTGGGGGAACTGGCGCGGACGTCGTTTGGGCTGCTGGCACGCAAGGTGGTGGAGCGCAGCGCGGAGACAGGCGAGCATTACATCGCCCGCAATCGTAGCGAGTACTTCGCCATGTTGAAGATGGCCTGCGGCGGCGGCCTCGTGACGGTGGTGACCGTCTACGTCAAATTTCTGATTACCAGCGCGCATCTGCCGACCGTGGTGGAGGGGTTCCTTGCCGGTGCCAATTACGCGATCTGTTTCCTGTTCATGCATTTCTGTCATTTCACGCTGGCCACCAAGCAGCCCGCGATGACGGCGCCGGCCATCGCCAGCAAGCTCGACGACGTCGACACGCCGGCCGGCATGGACGCCTTCGTCGGCGAGGTGATTGCCCTCGTGCGCACCCAGGCGGCCGCCATCTTCGGCAATCTGGCGATGGTGTTTCCGTTCTGCTTGCTGGTGCAGTGGACGGTGTCGGCGGCGCTAGGCATGAATACGATTCCGCCCGAGAAGGCCCACGCGACACTCCATTCGTTCTCGATTCTGGGCGTCACGCCGCTCTTTGCGATTCTGACCGGGGTGCTGCTGTGGTTCTCGAGCCTGATTTCGGGCTGGGCGGACAACTGGTTTGCGCTGCATGGCATTGGGGATGTGCTGGCCTACAATCGCCGCCTGCGCTTCGTTTTCGGGCGCAATGGGGCGGCGCGTCTGGCCGACGGGTGCCGTCGACATATCGCCCCGGTGCTCGGCAATCTGACGCTCGGCTTCATGCTGGGGCTGGTGCCGGCCGTGCTTACCGCGTTTGCGTTGCCGTTCGAGGTGCGCCACGTCACGCTGTCGACGGGGGCGATCGCCACATCGATTGGCGTACTCGGCATGCCGGCGCTGCACGATCCCGCCCTTTGGCTTGCCGTGGCCGGTGTCGGATCGATGGCCCTGCTCAACGTCGGCGTCAGTTTTGCGTTAGCATTTCACATGGCGCTCCGATCGCGTCCACTGCGATTGGGCGACCGTCGGCAAATCCATCGCGCCCTGTGGCGCGCCGTGCTGCACAATCCTCTGGTGCTGCTGTTTCCTCTCCGGGCCGCGCAGCCGGAAGCTCGTCCCGAAAAATAA
- a CDS encoding DUF3565 domain-containing protein, which yields MSAAAASPSASDAAPLREIVGFLRDDEDQWVARLACGHGQHVRHLPPWQIRTWTQSAAGRDAMLGSRLPCRKCQRGEPSDA from the coding sequence ATGAGTGCGGCTGCGGCGAGTCCTTCCGCATCTGACGCGGCGCCATTGCGCGAGATCGTCGGTTTTCTGCGAGATGACGAAGACCAGTGGGTCGCGCGATTGGCGTGTGGGCATGGGCAACATGTCCGGCATCTTCCCCCGTGGCAGATCCGGACATGGACGCAAAGTGCCGCTGGCCGCGATGCCATGCTCGGCAGTCGATTGCCTTGTCGCAAATGTCAACGCGGCGAGCCTTCGGATGCGTGA
- the iscA gene encoding iron-sulfur cluster assembly protein IscA, translated as MAITLTEKAAQHVSRYLTRRGKGVGLRLGVKTTGCSGLAYKLEYADDVAGEDTVFESHGVKVIVDPKSLPYIDGTELDFAREGLNEGFRFNNPNVKDECGCGESFRI; from the coding sequence ATGGCCATTACATTGACCGAGAAGGCCGCGCAGCACGTTTCGCGTTATCTGACGCGGCGCGGCAAGGGCGTGGGCCTGCGGCTGGGCGTGAAGACGACCGGTTGCTCGGGCCTGGCCTACAAGCTGGAATACGCCGACGACGTGGCGGGTGAAGACACGGTCTTCGAAAGCCATGGTGTGAAGGTGATCGTCGATCCGAAGAGTCTGCCGTACATCGATGGCACCGAGCTGGACTTCGCTCGCGAAGGCCTGAACGAAGGGTTCCGCTTCAACAATCCGAACGTCAAGGATGAGTGCGGCTGCGGCGAGTCCTTCCGCATCTGA